The Peptacetobacter hiranonis DNA window AAGTTTTGATATAATTATATTTCTTCTTTTTATCGGAGCTGCTAAAATTTTATTCCAATTTGAATTTTCATGTTCTAACTTACACAAATAAGAGCAGATTAATGCAATTGATGCCGGAAAGAAAAAGTAACTGTAGAACAACGAAACCTGAGTCCAAAGACTGTACCATTTATTTTGAAGTACACCTATATTCATATAATAATTTCCAGTACCCATGAAAACAGCAATCAATGGAATTATTATCAAAACAGGGACTATACCACTTCTTTTTAACTTTATAATTTCTGATTTTATACATCTAAAAAGCATATTCTACACCTCTTTTCTATTGAATAACATCAATCCAATAACTATCAACAATAAACTAAATACTATCACTATTCCTGTTGTAGTTAAATCAAATGGCAATACTTCAAATCCTATTATTCTTTTAGCACCCATAATCATTCTCGCAGGAATTAAATCCATATAATAATAGCTTGGAATAAACATCGCTATATTTCTCGGAAACAGCATAGATATTATTCCCAATAATCCTAAAAGTAGTCCAGAACCAACACCATATACCTGATTTTTTATAGAAATACAAACTAATAAAAATATCGCTATAAGCATTGTATTTACTACTATTACAGCAAGTATAGATTGTATCATTAGTGAAACTGGTACAGCTTCAAAGAAGTCAGAGAAATATGTAACTGCAATAAACCCTAAAAACTGTACTAATGTACATAAAGTAGCTACTATTTCGCAGTACACAAATTTTGATGCGTATAAATTTGCTCTACTCTGTCTAGTAAGTAAAATCTTTAAGGTTGCTCCTCTATGCTCTATTTCAGATACTTTAGATGCTGTTATAGATAAGAAAATTGGTGAAAGTAGTGCGTTTATCTGCGCTATCGAAGTTAAACCATATAGCCACATATCACTAGGAGATGTTTCCCCTCTAGAATAAAAGTTATTTGATACAGCCATAGTCCAAACTATTGTTACCAAAGTAAACAACAATGCTATGATAAGCACCTTTTTCTTTTTCATCTTTTTAAATTCAAGATATGTCCCTTTTAATATATTGACTCTCATTATATCCTCACCTTCTTACCTGTTAAATCAAGGAATATTTCTTCTAAGCTTTTTTTAATTAACTCTATTCTATAAACCTTTAACCCATTTTCTACAAATATTCTATTTATCTCTGCTATTTTAGCATCGCTCAACTTTTCTAACATTAATCTATTATTTTCTATTTTTGAAGCTATTTTTCTATCGTTTAATATTTTCTTTGCCAAAGCTAAATCAGAAATATCTATTCCTATCTGCTCTCTTCCCTTTTCTTTTAATACAGATATTTCATCTTCAAATATTATCTTTCCATCTTCTATCACTGCAATATCATCGCATATATGCTCTATTTCAGATAGTATATGACTAGAAATTATTACTGTCATTCCGTATTTTTCTGGTAATGTCTTTATTAAATTCCTTATTTCTATTATCCCAGCTGGATCTAGCCCATTTATAGGCTCATCTAGTATCAATATACTTGGATATGAGATTAGAGCCATTGCAATTCCTAGACGCTGCTTCATTCC harbors:
- a CDS encoding ABC transporter permease is translated as MRVNILKGTYLEFKKMKKKKVLIIALLFTLVTIVWTMAVSNNFYSRGETSPSDMWLYGLTSIAQINALLSPIFLSITASKVSEIEHRGATLKILLTRQSRANLYASKFVYCEIVATLCTLVQFLGFIAVTYFSDFFEAVPVSLMIQSILAVIVVNTMLIAIFLLVCISIKNQVYGVGSGLLLGLLGIISMLFPRNIAMFIPSYYYMDLIPARMIMGAKRIIGFEVLPFDLTTTGIVIVFSLLLIVIGLMLFNRKEV
- a CDS encoding ABC transporter ATP-binding protein, with the protein product MKYIIKTNNLDKKYKNFYSVKGANLNIRKKRIYGLIGPNGAGKSTTMKMLLGLIKPSGGSIEIMGMEMNEKNRSKILSNVGSLIENPAYYEHLTGMENMKIMRNLMNVSDENIPDILKTVNIYDSRNKKVKDYSLGMKQRLGIAMALISYPSILILDEPINGLDPAGIIEIRNLIKTLPEKYGMTVIISSHILSEIEHICDDIAVIEDGKIIFEDEISVLKEKGREQIGIDISDLALAKKILNDRKIASKIENNRLMLEKLSDAKIAEINRIFVENGLKVYRIELIKKSLEEIFLDLTGKKVRI